Proteins co-encoded in one Flavobacterium sp. M31R6 genomic window:
- a CDS encoding helix-turn-helix transcriptional regulator: MGTTKHLDFDTETNAIAEICKALGHPTRMQIMTLLWKKNNRTCGEIVALIPLAQSTISKHLLELKKANLLNVKNEGKKTIYSIEVDKIQILKKYLTNYLSNRAISNKTEPLYSTVIPKMKNEKKLNLKQYNYQFPNKKNKTD; this comes from the coding sequence ATGGGAACAACTAAACACTTAGATTTCGATACAGAAACAAATGCGATAGCTGAAATCTGCAAAGCATTAGGTCATCCAACACGCATGCAGATTATGACTTTACTATGGAAAAAAAACAATAGAACTTGTGGTGAAATTGTAGCGTTAATTCCATTGGCACAATCAACGATATCCAAGCATTTATTAGAATTAAAAAAAGCCAACCTATTAAATGTAAAAAACGAAGGAAAGAAAACCATTTATTCTATTGAAGTAGACAAAATACAAATACTTAAAAAATATTTGACCAATTACCTATCCAACAGAGCAATCTCAAATAAAACAGAACCATTATATAGTACTGTTATCCCTAAAATGAAAAATGAAAAAAAATTGAATTTGAAACAATACAACTATCAATTTCCAAATAAAAAAAACAAAACTGATTAG
- a CDS encoding NADH-quinone oxidoreductase subunit N gives MTTLIAIVGLGVLCLIFEIFDFRKAIIPITIIGLLAILGLTVSEFNSPASYYNNMITVSKFSVSFSSLFIVLTIFLVALSHNFYDNHQSKLSDYIAIKIFLLSGAVAMVSFGNLAMFFLGIEILSISLYVLAASNRVNIKSNEAGMKYFLMGSFASGIILFGICMIYGAMGSFDIVEISDMSQSAELPIWFPIGIVLVTIGMLFKIAAVPFHFWAPDVYEGSPTLTTALMSTLAKVVAIATLYKLLSSMHADINYSFQIVVVVVSILSMTVGNIMALRQVNVKRMLAFSGVSHAGFMLMTLLSLSTSAGSLLYYTSAYALSGIAAFSVILYVCKNRENEDIVNFHGLGKTNPLLAAILTGSLLSMAGIPIFAGFFAKLVLFSQTIQAGYLVVVIFAVINSIISVGYYFKLILAMYTKEPNEARTGQPFLIYAVAVVAILLNIVIGLFPSLVLDLLA, from the coding sequence ATGACAACATTAATAGCTATAGTAGGATTAGGTGTTTTATGCCTTATATTTGAAATCTTCGATTTTAGAAAAGCGATTATTCCAATAACAATTATTGGATTATTAGCAATTCTAGGACTTACTGTTTCTGAGTTTAACTCACCTGCGAGTTACTATAATAATATGATTACGGTAAGTAAATTTTCAGTTTCTTTTTCAAGTTTATTTATTGTGCTGACTATTTTTTTGGTAGCATTGAGCCATAATTTCTATGACAATCACCAAAGCAAACTTTCTGATTATATCGCCATTAAAATATTCTTATTGTCTGGAGCCGTTGCCATGGTTTCTTTTGGAAATTTGGCCATGTTCTTTTTAGGAATAGAAATATTATCAATATCGCTTTATGTTCTTGCAGCAAGCAATAGAGTAAATATAAAAAGTAATGAAGCTGGTATGAAATACTTCTTGATGGGATCTTTTGCCTCAGGAATTATTTTATTTGGAATCTGTATGATTTATGGAGCAATGGGCTCATTCGACATCGTTGAAATTAGCGATATGTCCCAATCAGCTGAGCTTCCTATTTGGTTTCCAATCGGAATTGTTTTGGTTACAATAGGAATGCTATTTAAAATCGCTGCAGTTCCATTTCATTTTTGGGCTCCTGATGTTTATGAAGGTTCTCCAACTTTGACTACAGCATTAATGAGCACTTTGGCAAAAGTTGTGGCAATTGCGACACTTTATAAATTATTGTCAAGTATGCATGCCGATATCAATTACTCGTTCCAAATTGTGGTAGTTGTTGTTTCAATCCTTTCTATGACAGTTGGTAACATCATGGCGTTAAGACAAGTCAATGTAAAACGTATGCTAGCCTTCTCTGGTGTTTCACACGCTGGATTTATGTTGATGACCTTACTGAGTTTATCTACATCAGCAGGAAGCTTATTGTATTACACTTCTGCTTATGCATTATCTGGTATTGCTGCTTTCAGCGTTATATTATATGTATGTAAAAACAGAGAAAACGAAGATATTGTAAACTTTCATGGTTTAGGAAAAACAAATCCATTGTTGGCCGCTATTTTAACCGGATCATTGCTTTCTATGGCAGGTATTCCAATTTTTGCAGGTTTCTTTGCCAAATTGGTTTTGTTTAGCCAAACGATTCAAGCTGGATATTTAGTCGTGGTTATATTTGCAGTTATCAACTCAATTATAAGCGTTGGTTACTACTTTAAATTGATTTTAGCAATGTACACCAAAGAACCAAACGAAGCTCGTACAGGACAACCATTCTTGATTTATGCAGTTGCCGTTGTTGCTATTCTTCTAAATATCGTTATAGGATTGTTTCCTTCACTAGTTTTAGATCTATTAGCTTAA
- a CDS encoding DsbA family protein, with protein MENQLKIQIWSDVMCPFCYIGKRKIEEALNQFENKNSVAIEWKSFQLDPSFVATPNESIVDHLAEKYRKNSDWAQTMIDNMTENAKKSGLDFHFEKAILANSLNAHRLLHLAKKHNLSNELEELLFKAYLTDGKDVNDLKTLESLGLEVGLEKEAIENVLNTDLYANEVRQDQEEAQAIGVTGVPFFVFDNKYAVSGAQPTDVFLKTLEKTWEEGNFDTKLKLQNTNGENSCGIDGCE; from the coding sequence ATGGAAAATCAATTAAAAATACAAATCTGGTCGGATGTAATGTGTCCGTTTTGCTATATAGGGAAAAGAAAAATAGAGGAAGCTCTAAACCAATTTGAAAATAAAAATTCCGTTGCAATTGAATGGAAAAGTTTTCAATTGGATCCGAGTTTTGTAGCAACACCAAATGAAAGCATTGTAGATCATTTGGCAGAAAAATATAGAAAAAATAGCGATTGGGCACAAACAATGATAGATAACATGACTGAAAATGCTAAAAAATCAGGATTGGATTTTCATTTTGAAAAAGCCATTTTGGCCAATTCATTAAATGCTCATCGATTGTTGCATTTAGCCAAAAAACACAATTTATCCAATGAATTGGAAGAACTTTTATTCAAAGCCTACTTAACAGATGGTAAAGATGTAAATGATTTGAAAACTTTAGAATCTTTGGGTCTCGAAGTAGGATTAGAAAAGGAAGCAATTGAAAACGTATTAAACACTGACCTTTATGCCAATGAAGTGAGACAAGACCAAGAAGAAGCACAGGCTATTGGAGTAACTGGAGTTCCATTTTTCGTATTTGACAATAAATATGCTGTATCTGGTGCGCAACCAACCGATGTGTTTCTGAAGACATTGGAAAAAACCTGGGAAGAAGGAAATTTTGATACCAAATTAAAACTTCAAAACACCAATGGAGAAAACAGTTGCGGAATTGACGGTTGTGAATAA
- a CDS encoding Gfo/Idh/MocA family protein, translating to MSEITKTIRWGIIGCGNVTELKSGPAYQKTKGFTISAVMRRDAEKAADYAKRHGINKYYTNADELINDTEVDAVYIATPPDTHKYYGLKVAEAGKPCCIEKPLAPNYQDCLDIAETFKTKNVPLFVAYYRRTLPRFEQIKKWIDSKTIGEVRHIRWHLSKPTSELDRSGEYNWRTDIKIATGGYFDDLASHGLDLFIHYFGTIKEVHGISLNQQGLYTSKDAAVANWLHESGITGSGSWNFGAFEREDVVEIYGSKGKITFSVFENEPLILKTEEGESTHIIEHPENIQLYHAEQMREQLLGNQKHPSNGFTAAHTSWVMDQIIGN from the coding sequence ATGAGTGAAATTACCAAAACAATCCGTTGGGGAATTATTGGTTGTGGCAATGTCACGGAATTAAAAAGTGGCCCCGCCTATCAAAAAACAAAAGGTTTTACAATATCAGCAGTAATGCGCAGAGATGCAGAAAAAGCGGCGGATTATGCCAAAAGACATGGAATAAACAAATATTACACAAATGCCGACGAACTGATTAATGATACTGAAGTTGATGCTGTATATATTGCTACACCACCCGATACCCATAAATATTATGGTTTAAAAGTAGCCGAGGCTGGAAAACCTTGCTGTATCGAAAAACCTTTAGCGCCCAATTACCAAGATTGTTTGGACATTGCAGAAACTTTCAAAACTAAAAATGTTCCTTTATTCGTTGCCTATTATAGACGAACACTACCACGATTCGAGCAAATCAAGAAATGGATCGATTCGAAAACTATTGGCGAAGTGAGGCACATCAGATGGCATTTGAGCAAGCCCACAAGCGAACTAGATCGTTCCGGCGAATACAATTGGCGAACCGATATAAAAATCGCAACTGGCGGTTACTTCGATGATTTGGCCAGTCATGGATTGGATTTATTCATCCATTATTTTGGAACCATAAAAGAAGTTCATGGAATTAGTCTCAATCAACAAGGATTATACACTTCAAAAGATGCAGCTGTCGCCAATTGGCTTCACGAATCTGGAATAACAGGTAGCGGTAGTTGGAATTTTGGCGCTTTTGAGCGTGAAGATGTCGTTGAAATTTACGGTAGTAAAGGTAAAATCACTTTCTCTGTTTTCGAAAATGAACCATTAATTCTTAAAACGGAAGAAGGAGAATCAACACACATCATTGAACATCCGGAAAACATTCAGTTATATCATGCAGAACAAATGCGGGAACAGCTGCTAGGAAATCAAAAACATCCATCCAACGGATTTACAGCTGCACATACCAGCTGGGTGATGGATCAAATCATTGGAAACTGA
- a CDS encoding tetratricopeptide repeat protein, translating to MKSTFKTLFSLLLFIPLTYAQKNQIKAAQKESKAGNSEQVIAILSPVEYLISNASDEDRIHFYYIKGTALMDLANKNINTSKNLSQAVIAFNDLIEVEKESNQNRYTSEAIESLHKIKEGLVNSANEDLTVENFTESSSKFYQAYLIDKIDTLQLYNAAVSFKNAHENDLALKCYEELKAIKYSGNIEVYIAYSKSKLKDEYFGTIKERNTQIQNGTHFRPRQEFQSKKAEIYKSIAMIYVQSGYKEKAMKAISQARNLDSQDLSLALVEANLYLETKDYDYFDNLVSVIIESNPNNAQLMTNLGVNCQNEQYYDGAVYYYKKAIEMNPQYAEAYVNLSALLVEKSIKVGNQMNEYLGSSDSDKKTFGELKTEKEQIVKSVFRNLQKVVSIDPFNSSVKQLTNSMNATNINNSSRGALASGE from the coding sequence ATGAAAAGTACTTTTAAAACCCTTTTTAGTTTGTTGTTGTTTATTCCATTGACTTATGCTCAAAAAAATCAAATTAAAGCTGCTCAAAAGGAATCAAAAGCTGGTAATTCGGAACAAGTAATTGCAATTTTATCTCCGGTGGAATATTTGATTAGCAACGCTTCAGATGAAGACAGAATTCATTTTTACTATATAAAAGGAACTGCTTTAATGGATTTGGCCAACAAAAACATTAATACTTCCAAGAATCTTTCGCAAGCTGTTATAGCATTTAATGATTTGATTGAAGTCGAGAAAGAATCAAACCAAAATAGGTATACTTCTGAGGCAATCGAATCACTTCATAAGATAAAAGAAGGGCTTGTAAATAGTGCTAATGAGGATTTAACAGTCGAAAATTTTACGGAATCTTCCAGTAAATTTTATCAAGCTTATTTAATAGATAAAATAGATACGCTGCAATTGTATAATGCAGCAGTTAGTTTTAAAAATGCCCACGAAAATGATTTGGCGCTAAAATGTTACGAAGAATTAAAAGCGATTAAGTATTCAGGAAATATTGAGGTTTATATCGCTTACAGCAAAAGTAAATTGAAGGATGAGTATTTTGGGACTATAAAAGAGAGAAATACTCAAATTCAAAATGGAACCCATTTCAGACCTAGACAAGAATTTCAATCCAAAAAGGCCGAAATATATAAAAGCATTGCTATGATTTATGTCCAAAGTGGCTATAAAGAAAAAGCGATGAAAGCAATCTCACAGGCCCGAAATCTGGACAGTCAAGATTTGTCACTAGCCTTGGTTGAAGCCAATTTGTACTTGGAAACCAAAGATTATGATTATTTTGACAATCTAGTTTCAGTTATTATAGAATCAAATCCCAACAATGCACAATTGATGACTAATTTAGGTGTGAATTGCCAAAATGAACAATATTATGATGGTGCTGTATACTATTATAAAAAGGCTATAGAAATGAATCCTCAATACGCTGAGGCATATGTAAACCTTTCAGCGTTATTGGTGGAGAAAAGTATTAAAGTAGGAAACCAAATGAATGAATATTTGGGATCTTCAGACTCTGATAAAAAGACTTTTGGTGAATTGAAAACTGAGAAGGAACAAATTGTAAAAAGTGTGTTTAGAAATCTTCAAAAAGTAGTTAGTATTGATCCTTTCAATAGTAGTGTAAAACAATTAACGAATAGTATGAATGCGACAAACATTAATAATTCATCAAGAGGTGCTTTGGCATCTGGTGAATAA
- a CDS encoding NuoM family protein, translated as MNVSLILIILLVGAFATYLAGDKLASKVALFFGLAAAGCSIVLLNHFNLGENISYSSQWITLPKVSFALQADGLSLAMVLLTTALTAIIILSSFGNDFKNAKAIYSLILFMSFAMTGTFLASDGLLYYIFWELSLIPIYFIALIWGNGDAEERRKAVVKFFIYTLAGSLFMLVAFVYMYQKAGSFLIEDLYKLDLTINEQKWIFTAFFLAYAIKIPLIPFHTWQANVYQKAPTLGTMLLSGIMLKMGLYSLIRWQLPLAPLAAKEYMFIFIGVGIAGVIYGSIVALRQKDLKKLLAYSSLAHVGLIAAGTYTLTLDGFRGAVLQMIAHGFVVVGLFFAAEIIFRRYETRTISEMGGIRYQSPKFTSMFLILVLASVALPTTFNFIGEFTVLYSLSQINIWFAILGGTTIILGAYYMLKMFQHVMLGETNTKLFTDITFSEGLTMVLIIAVLFFFGMYPKPINDLITPSLETILNTINKYN; from the coding sequence ATGAATGTATCTCTGATATTAATCATCCTTTTAGTTGGCGCATTTGCAACTTATTTAGCTGGTGACAAGCTCGCTTCAAAAGTGGCATTGTTTTTCGGATTAGCGGCTGCAGGTTGCTCAATAGTTTTGTTAAACCATTTTAATTTAGGCGAAAACATTAGCTACAGCAGCCAATGGATAACTTTACCAAAAGTTTCATTTGCATTACAAGCCGACGGATTGTCGTTGGCCATGGTTTTATTGACAACTGCCTTGACTGCCATTATAATCTTATCTTCTTTTGGTAATGATTTCAAAAATGCAAAAGCGATTTATTCCCTTATATTATTTATGTCTTTTGCAATGACAGGAACTTTCTTGGCAAGCGATGGTCTACTGTACTATATCTTTTGGGAATTATCTTTGATTCCAATCTACTTTATCGCTTTGATTTGGGGTAACGGTGATGCCGAAGAACGCAGAAAAGCAGTGGTTAAATTCTTTATCTATACTCTTGCAGGTTCGTTATTCATGCTTGTAGCTTTTGTTTATATGTATCAAAAAGCGGGAAGCTTCCTAATTGAGGATTTATATAAATTAGACTTAACAATTAATGAACAAAAATGGATTTTTACGGCTTTCTTCTTAGCTTATGCCATTAAAATTCCTTTAATTCCTTTTCATACTTGGCAGGCGAATGTTTACCAAAAAGCTCCAACTCTTGGAACTATGCTTTTATCTGGTATTATGCTAAAAATGGGATTGTACAGCCTTATCCGTTGGCAATTGCCTTTGGCTCCGTTAGCAGCTAAAGAATATATGTTTATATTCATTGGTGTTGGTATTGCAGGAGTTATTTATGGTTCTATTGTTGCTCTAAGACAAAAAGACTTGAAAAAATTATTGGCTTATTCTTCCCTTGCTCACGTTGGATTAATTGCAGCCGGAACTTATACATTAACCCTTGATGGTTTTAGAGGAGCCGTTTTACAAATGATTGCACACGGCTTTGTGGTAGTAGGATTGTTTTTTGCCGCTGAAATCATTTTTAGAAGATACGAAACAAGAACAATTTCAGAAATGGGAGGTATTCGTTACCAATCACCAAAATTCACTTCTATGTTTTTAATTTTGGTATTGGCTTCTGTGGCTTTACCAACAACTTTTAACTTTATTGGAGAATTTACAGTATTGTACAGCCTTTCTCAAATAAATATTTGGTTTGCAATTTTGGGTGGAACAACCATTATTTTGGGAGCTTATTATATGTTGAAAATGTTCCAACACGTAATGCTTGGAGAAACTAACACTAAACTTTTTACCGATATCACTTTCTCTGAAGGTTTGACAATGGTATTAATTATTGCGGTTTTATTTTTCTTTGGAATGTATCCAAAACCAATCAACGATTTGATAACACCAAGTCTAGAGACTATTTTAAACACTATTAATAAATACAATTAA
- a CDS encoding glycoside hydrolase N-terminal domain-containing protein, which translates to MKSNLLKKLFLVFICSSFGGKVVAQSNHILWYNQPADYFEESLVLGNGKMGATVFGGVNTEKIYLNDITLWSGEPVNANMNPEAYKNIPAIREALKNEDYKLADELNKKIQGKNSESYAPLGTMEINNFHEGKVSNYYRELDISNATSKVSYEIDGVKYTREYFVSAPDQIMVIKLKSSKKGALNFDIHSNSLLNSNSEVKDKVLAMNGTAPIHENPKYTVPLPFLTGKERGTRFTNLIKIKNTDGSIVSSANSLGLKDGTEAIIYVSIATSFNGFDKNPATEGLNDKAIALENLNKAFAKPFENIKQSHIADYQKFYNRVSLNLGKTTAPDLPTDERLLRYADGKEDKNLETLYFQYGRYLLISSSRTKGVPANLQGLWNPHLNPPWSCNYTMNINLEENYWLAESTNLSEMHMPLLSFIKNLSVTGKVTAKTFYGINEGWAAAHNSDIWAMTNPVGVFGNEDPVWACWNTAGAWLSTHIWEHYIFSQDKNYLKNEGYPIMKGASEFFLQWMVTDKNGSLITSPSTSPENKYKTPDGFIGATLYGGTADLAMIRECFDKTIKASKVLNVDAEFRAKLETALSKFYPYQIGKNGNLQEWYFDWNDEDPQHRHQSHLFGLFPGDHITPLKTPDLAKASRQTLEIKGDETTGWSKGWRINLWARLWDGNRAYKMFRELLRYVDPDGKKTEKPRRGGGTYPNLFDAHPPFQIDGNFGGAAAVAEMLVQSNENEIRLLPALPDAWESGSVKGICARGGFEISMKWEAKKLKTVSVFSKVGGKTTLISGDKKKDVALKEGQKLEIVW; encoded by the coding sequence ATGAAATCAAATCTTTTAAAAAAACTGTTTCTAGTTTTCATCTGTTCCTCTTTTGGCGGAAAAGTTGTTGCACAATCCAATCATATTCTATGGTACAACCAACCGGCCGATTATTTTGAAGAAAGCTTGGTTTTGGGAAATGGAAAAATGGGAGCGACGGTTTTTGGAGGTGTCAATACGGAAAAAATTTATTTGAACGACATCACGCTTTGGTCGGGCGAGCCCGTAAATGCCAATATGAATCCTGAAGCTTACAAAAATATTCCCGCCATTCGCGAAGCATTAAAAAACGAGGATTATAAGTTGGCCGACGAATTAAACAAAAAGATTCAAGGCAAGAATTCCGAATCTTATGCGCCATTGGGAACTATGGAGATTAATAATTTTCACGAAGGAAAAGTTTCTAACTATTATAGAGAACTGGATATTTCCAATGCAACTTCCAAAGTCAGTTACGAAATAGATGGCGTAAAATATACCCGCGAATATTTTGTTTCTGCGCCAGATCAAATTATGGTCATTAAATTGAAAAGCAGTAAAAAAGGAGCTTTAAATTTTGATATTCATTCGAACAGTTTATTGAATTCGAATTCAGAAGTAAAGGACAAAGTTCTAGCAATGAATGGCACTGCGCCAATTCATGAAAACCCAAAATATACAGTTCCGCTCCCTTTTTTGACAGGAAAAGAAAGAGGGACACGATTTACAAATTTGATAAAAATAAAAAATACCGATGGGTCAATTGTAAGTTCAGCCAATAGTTTGGGTTTAAAAGATGGAACAGAAGCCATAATTTATGTTTCGATTGCAACCAGTTTTAATGGTTTTGACAAAAATCCTGCTACCGAAGGTCTAAACGACAAAGCAATTGCATTAGAAAATCTAAACAAGGCATTTGCAAAGCCATTCGAAAATATAAAACAATCACATATTGCTGATTATCAAAAATTCTATAATCGGGTTAGTTTAAATTTAGGAAAAACAACTGCGCCAGATTTGCCAACAGACGAACGTTTATTGCGATACGCCGATGGGAAGGAAGATAAAAATTTGGAAACATTATATTTTCAGTACGGACGTTATTTGCTGATAAGCAGTTCCAGAACCAAAGGTGTTCCTGCCAACTTGCAAGGACTTTGGAACCCACATCTAAACCCTCCATGGAGTTGTAACTATACAATGAATATCAATTTGGAAGAGAATTATTGGCTTGCCGAAAGTACCAATCTTTCCGAAATGCATATGCCTCTTTTGAGTTTTATAAAAAATCTTTCAGTGACGGGTAAAGTGACCGCCAAGACTTTTTATGGAATAAATGAAGGTTGGGCCGCTGCACATAATTCAGATATTTGGGCTATGACAAATCCAGTTGGAGTTTTTGGAAACGAAGATCCTGTGTGGGCTTGTTGGAATACGGCGGGAGCATGGTTAAGCACGCATATTTGGGAGCACTATATTTTTAGTCAAGACAAAAATTATCTAAAAAACGAAGGGTATCCGATTATGAAAGGAGCTTCTGAGTTTTTTTTGCAATGGATGGTTACGGACAAAAACGGAAGCTTAATCACTTCGCCATCAACTTCTCCAGAAAACAAATACAAGACCCCAGATGGTTTTATAGGTGCAACATTGTACGGAGGAACGGCAGATTTGGCTATGATACGCGAGTGTTTTGACAAAACCATTAAAGCCTCTAAAGTTTTAAATGTTGATGCCGAATTCAGGGCAAAACTTGAAACGGCGCTTTCCAAATTCTATCCTTATCAAATAGGAAAGAATGGAAATCTGCAGGAATGGTATTTTGATTGGAATGATGAAGATCCTCAACACCGTCATCAGTCGCATTTATTCGGGCTTTTTCCGGGTGACCACATTACGCCATTAAAAACGCCTGATTTAGCCAAAGCTTCGAGACAAACTTTAGAAATAAAAGGAGACGAGACTACAGGTTGGTCAAAAGGATGGCGTATTAATCTTTGGGCAAGACTTTGGGACGGTAATCGGGCTTACAAAATGTTCCGGGAACTGCTTCGTTATGTAGATCCCGACGGAAAGAAAACGGAAAAACCAAGAAGAGGTGGAGGTACGTACCCTAATTTGTTCGATGCCCATCCACCGTTTCAAATTGATGGTAATTTTGGAGGAGCTGCAGCCGTTGCCGAAATGCTGGTGCAGTCCAATGAAAACGAAATCCGATTACTGCCAGCCTTACCCGACGCTTGGGAAAGCGGATCTGTAAAAGGAATTTGTGCCCGAGGAGGTTTTGAAATTTCAATGAAATGGGAAGCCAAAAAGCTAAAGACAGTTTCAGTTTTTTCTAAAGTTGGCGGAAAAACAACGCTCATCAGTGGAGACAAAAAGAAAGATGTTGCTTTGAAAGAAGGACAGAAATTGGAAATAGTTTGGTAA
- a CDS encoding sialate O-acetylesterase, with protein sequence MKKSIVFLFLMAGMLANANVRMPLLFSDGMVLQRNKIIPVWGWADANEKVEVRFNKQIKTVQADKDGKWTIGLNAEKAGGPFELTITGKNKIVIKDVLVGEVWICSGQSNMEFQMYKTMNSEKEINDSNYPMIRHFGVAQDLNGAPKEDLKAGKWAVCNKDNVKDFTAVGYFFAKKLYAELKIPIGIINTSWGGTCVETWTSREAFEKSDDFKDMIASVPSVNMDAILETYKKSLLDNIKKIQGFEVTLDNENQFTALSFNDANWPEIKLPSLWENQQIGNIDGVVWMRKTVVLSAEQAKKEAVLYLSKVDDEDITYVNGIQVGTNNIWETKRVYKIPSGVLKEGANVIAVRISDYTGGGGIYGDPADLRIDFKDSNIMLQGLWKFNVVQVKVALAPNSYPSLLYNAMVNPLIPYAFQGVLWYQGEANVWRANQYKKAFPLMITDWRTKWNQGNFPFYFVQLSTFDEFGGNSTKGSRWAELREAQGETLKVPNTGMVVTTDIGNAKDIHPTNKQDVAKRLAAIALNDVYGKKQVCSGPMYKAMEIKGNQVTLSFASIGSGLSTPDNSVNVKGFEVAGADKVFYPAKATIKDNKVIVSSEAVPNPIAVHYGWADDDTEINLFNKEKFPASPFRTDDWEMITANEKYSISK encoded by the coding sequence ATGAAAAAAAGTATTGTATTTCTTTTTTTAATGGCAGGTATGTTGGCAAACGCCAATGTTCGAATGCCTTTGTTGTTTTCTGACGGAATGGTGTTGCAACGCAATAAAATAATTCCTGTTTGGGGTTGGGCAGACGCCAATGAAAAAGTTGAAGTTCGCTTTAATAAGCAAATCAAAACTGTTCAAGCTGATAAAGATGGGAAGTGGACGATTGGCTTAAATGCAGAAAAAGCAGGTGGACCTTTTGAATTAACCATCACTGGAAAAAACAAAATTGTAATAAAAGATGTTTTGGTTGGCGAAGTCTGGATTTGCAGCGGGCAATCGAATATGGAATTTCAAATGTATAAAACGATGAATTCCGAGAAAGAAATTAACGATTCGAATTATCCTATGATTCGTCATTTTGGTGTTGCCCAGGATTTGAATGGCGCTCCAAAAGAAGATTTAAAAGCTGGGAAATGGGCGGTTTGCAATAAAGATAATGTAAAAGATTTTACGGCTGTGGGTTACTTTTTTGCTAAAAAATTATATGCCGAATTAAAAATCCCAATCGGAATCATCAATACGTCTTGGGGAGGTACTTGCGTAGAAACATGGACTAGCCGAGAAGCATTTGAAAAAAGTGATGACTTCAAGGATATGATTGCCAGCGTGCCATCGGTAAATATGGATGCAATTCTTGAAACTTACAAAAAATCGCTTTTGGATAATATCAAAAAAATTCAAGGGTTTGAAGTGACTTTGGACAATGAGAATCAGTTTACAGCATTGAGTTTTAATGATGCCAACTGGCCAGAAATAAAACTGCCTTCTCTTTGGGAAAATCAACAAATCGGCAATATTGATGGGGTAGTTTGGATGCGAAAAACTGTTGTTTTATCGGCGGAGCAAGCCAAAAAAGAAGCTGTTTTGTATTTGTCCAAAGTGGACGATGAAGATATAACTTATGTAAACGGTATTCAAGTTGGAACCAACAACATTTGGGAAACCAAAAGAGTGTACAAAATTCCTAGTGGCGTTTTGAAAGAAGGAGCGAATGTAATTGCAGTTCGCATTTCCGATTATACAGGCGGTGGCGGAATTTACGGCGATCCTGCCGATTTGAGAATTGATTTTAAAGATTCTAATATAATGCTTCAAGGACTTTGGAAGTTTAATGTAGTGCAGGTAAAAGTAGCTTTGGCACCCAATAGTTACCCTTCATTATTGTACAATGCAATGGTGAATCCATTAATTCCGTATGCCTTTCAAGGGGTTTTATGGTATCAGGGCGAGGCCAATGTTTGGCGAGCTAATCAATACAAAAAAGCATTTCCGTTGATGATAACTGATTGGAGAACCAAATGGAATCAGGGAAATTTCCCTTTCTATTTTGTGCAATTATCAACCTTTGATGAATTTGGAGGAAACAGTACAAAAGGAAGCCGTTGGGCTGAACTTCGCGAAGCACAAGGCGAAACCTTGAAAGTGCCAAACACAGGAATGGTAGTAACTACTGATATTGGAAATGCAAAAGACATTCACCCAACAAACAAACAAGATGTTGCAAAACGTTTAGCAGCTATTGCGCTGAACGACGTTTATGGTAAAAAACAAGTTTGCAGCGGTCCAATGTACAAAGCAATGGAAATTAAAGGAAATCAGGTTACATTAAGTTTTGCATCCATCGGAAGTGGATTGTCAACTCCTGATAATTCAGTAAACGTGAAAGGTTTTGAAGTTGCAGGTGCCGATAAAGTTTTTTACCCTGCCAAAGCTACTATTAAAGACAACAAAGTAATTGTTTCTAGCGAAGCGGTTCCAAATCCAATTGCCGTTCATTACGGCTGGGCCGATGATGATACTGAAATAAACCTTTTCAATAAAGAAAAATTCCCTGCATCACCTTTCAGAACCGATGATTGGGAAATGATTACGGCAAACGAAAAATATAGTATTAGTAAGTAA